In the Muricauda sp. MAR_2010_75 genome, one interval contains:
- a CDS encoding glycoside hydrolase family 32 protein — protein MKIRAALFILGIWLMGCKEQNREKPVKALQDKGYTEEYRPQFHFSPPEKWMNDPNGLVYNEGIYHLFYQYYPGDIVWGPMHWGHATSKDLVHWEHKPIALYPDEHGLIFSGSAVVDKHNTSGFGKNGIAPLVAIFTYHSMEGEKAGRDDFQTQGIAYSLDNGATWTKYEGNPVIGNNGIRDFRDPKVFWHEESQKWILTLVAGDHAQFYASKNLKEWEHLSDFGKTQGAHGGVWECPDLFPIQVADTDEEKWILIISINPGAPNGGSGTQYFIGDFNGQKFTSDQQKPKWIDYGTDNYAGVTYNNTPEDKRIFIGWMSNWDYANKTPTQKWRSAMTVPRELALKKVDDDFVLTSYPVEQLDKLASQILAENVLISSRTSDTLLVDGLNQSQIELKTASKDFSLIFKNDLKETLMLEMDSQSNTFVVDRMKSGKVAFDSEFGDKKHLSPISMLNDSIYEVKILLDWSSIEIFMDGGVYVMTEQLFSTEPYNTLIIQNGSEESEIRLESIKYMESVW, from the coding sequence ATGAAAATAAGAGCCGCTCTTTTTATTTTGGGAATATGGTTGATGGGGTGCAAGGAACAAAACAGGGAAAAACCCGTCAAAGCATTGCAGGACAAGGGATATACAGAGGAGTATCGTCCCCAATTTCATTTTTCCCCTCCTGAAAAATGGATGAACGATCCCAATGGATTGGTCTACAACGAAGGAATCTACCATCTCTTTTACCAGTACTATCCCGGTGACATTGTTTGGGGTCCCATGCATTGGGGGCATGCCACAAGCAAAGATTTGGTGCATTGGGAGCATAAGCCCATTGCGCTCTATCCGGATGAACATGGACTGATTTTCTCTGGAAGTGCGGTTGTGGATAAGCATAACACCTCCGGCTTTGGTAAAAATGGGATAGCCCCCTTGGTGGCCATTTTCACCTATCATTCCATGGAGGGAGAAAAAGCCGGGCGGGATGATTTTCAAACACAGGGTATTGCCTATAGTTTGGACAATGGGGCAACTTGGACCAAGTATGAGGGCAATCCCGTGATCGGGAACAACGGCATTAGGGATTTTAGGGACCCTAAGGTATTTTGGCACGAGGAATCCCAAAAATGGATTTTGACCTTGGTGGCCGGAGACCATGCTCAATTTTATGCCTCCAAAAATTTGAAAGAGTGGGAACATTTGAGCGATTTTGGAAAAACGCAGGGGGCCCATGGAGGTGTTTGGGAGTGCCCGGACCTTTTTCCAATACAGGTAGCCGATACGGATGAAGAAAAATGGATATTGATCATCAGCATAAACCCTGGAGCTCCCAACGGAGGTAGTGGCACCCAATATTTTATTGGAGATTTTAATGGACAGAAATTCACATCGGACCAACAAAAGCCCAAATGGATTGATTATGGTACAGATAATTATGCAGGTGTTACCTACAATAATACACCCGAAGACAAACGAATTTTTATTGGGTGGATGAGCAACTGGGATTATGCGAACAAAACGCCGACTCAAAAATGGCGAAGTGCCATGACGGTGCCGCGCGAGCTTGCCCTTAAAAAAGTGGATGATGATTTCGTGCTGACCAGCTATCCGGTAGAACAATTGGATAAACTGGCATCTCAAATTTTGGCGGAAAATGTGCTGATTAGTTCCAGAACCTCGGATACGTTATTGGTTGATGGACTGAATCAATCCCAGATTGAGCTGAAAACAGCTTCAAAGGATTTTAGTTTGATTTTTAAAAATGATCTGAAGGAAACCTTAATGCTTGAGATGGATTCGCAAAGCAACACTTTTGTAGTAGACCGTATGAAATCTGGAAAGGTGGCTTTTGATTCTGAGTTTGGGGATAAAAAGCATCTTTCACCCATTAGTATGTTAAATGACTCCATTTATGAGGTGAAAATTTTATTGGATTGGTCTTCCATTGAGATTTTTATGGACGGGGGCGTATATGTCATGACGGAACAACTTTTTTCCACGGAACCCTATAATACCCTGATTATCCAAAATGGAAGTGAAGAATCGGAAATCCGTCTGGAATCCATAAAATACATGGAATCTGTTTGGTGA
- a CDS encoding rhodanese-like domain-containing protein codes for MRFQLLLFLMTLGITSCAQQSIPKVLQQLNDDTVDYISVEDLHEIEAPLLLDAREKEEFGVSHLENAVWVGYDGFDINKVVQQFPNKEKPIVVYCSIGVRSEDIGEQLKNAGYANVKNLYGGIFEWKNKGYPVYDENQQETEKVHAFSNYWGRFLTNAEKVYDK; via the coding sequence ATGCGATTTCAGTTACTTTTATTTCTCATGACATTGGGTATCACTTCATGCGCACAGCAGTCCATCCCAAAAGTTTTGCAACAGCTCAATGATGATACGGTCGACTATATTTCCGTGGAAGACCTTCATGAAATAGAAGCCCCCCTCCTTTTAGATGCACGGGAAAAAGAAGAGTTTGGGGTAAGTCATCTGGAAAACGCTGTTTGGGTAGGATATGATGGGTTTGATATCAATAAAGTGGTTCAACAGTTCCCCAACAAGGAAAAACCAATTGTGGTCTACTGCTCCATTGGGGTTCGCTCCGAGGATATTGGGGAACAATTAAAAAATGCTGGGTATGCCAATGTCAAAAACCTGTACGGTGGCATTTTTGAATGGAAAAACAAAGGATATCCCGTTTATGATGAAAATCAGCAAGAAACCGAAAAGGTACATGCCTTTAGCAATTATTGGGGACGTTTTTTAACCAATGCAGAAAAGGTCTACGACAAATAG
- a CDS encoding response regulator — protein sequence MSLMSSKRELILPFAVFVIFMTTVSILWNNSLKTQKSSFIQEIHNTGNLRAQEFFSSVKYNIKSLENLKQRIEMTDGSYFQYWEQDARLILEQNPSFKFVEWVDSLMVIRVVTPLKGNEAAMGLDLSTHPRSAEWMRHMAHASTNISSWTKLYQGGNAFLVDVPVFFKGRFQGSISAGMDFTNPFNELTSSLDLYAIEMQDENGTIFYSKNNPSTEDIADEYIFTTSLVIDPLDNRKWTFKLTPSDTDFMVARQQDTYILLIFATLVALLTSLLIYFYQSSRKKNIRLSYANNKLKDLNKSLKKERLKAEKSSLAKTEFISNMSHEIRTPLNAIIGFIEVLKLSKLHSSLQEYLSLMDISSKKLLLLVNDILEIDKIESGKVSFREDIFSPLEELKNVISIYRPNAEEKGLHILLGSSHENEHSVKSDVGKYGQIITNIIRNSLKFTENGEIKVFYREEVRKETLAIEIVVKDSGIGIPKNKLKTIFDRFTQIDAGKAKRHEGSGLGLYITRRLVELLGGKITVDSEINIGTEFCLNLEFPIAEVKQDSCLPSAEQIDLSGCKVLIVDDNRVNVIVLKMSLEKLGIQAESVCNGLQAVEAVAQNDYDLVFMDIHMPNMDGFQATEEIRKINREIAIIGLSADVTKEAIDEAKIVGMNDYLTKPISFDKLRNHLPNYLVKMS from the coding sequence ATGTCGTTAATGTCTTCAAAAAGAGAGTTGATACTTCCCTTTGCGGTCTTTGTTATTTTTATGACCACGGTGTCCATTTTATGGAACAATTCCTTAAAAACACAAAAGTCATCATTCATTCAGGAAATTCATAACACGGGCAATCTTCGAGCCCAAGAATTCTTCTCTTCAGTTAAATACAATATTAAGTCACTTGAAAACCTGAAGCAACGTATTGAAATGACCGATGGGTCCTATTTTCAATATTGGGAACAGGATGCCCGCCTTATTTTGGAACAAAATCCCTCCTTTAAATTTGTGGAATGGGTGGATAGCCTTATGGTCATAAGGGTAGTGACTCCTTTAAAAGGAAACGAGGCTGCCATGGGCCTGGATTTGTCCACACACCCAAGGAGTGCAGAATGGATGAGACATATGGCGCATGCTTCCACCAATATTTCCTCATGGACAAAGTTATACCAAGGTGGAAATGCTTTTTTGGTAGATGTACCCGTTTTCTTTAAAGGAAGGTTCCAGGGGTCTATCTCGGCAGGAATGGATTTCACCAACCCCTTTAATGAGCTCACATCAAGCTTGGACCTGTATGCCATTGAAATGCAGGATGAGAATGGTACAATTTTTTACTCCAAGAACAATCCCTCCACCGAAGACATTGCGGATGAATACATCTTCACCACATCTTTGGTAATAGATCCATTGGATAACCGGAAATGGACATTTAAATTGACACCCTCAGATACTGATTTTATGGTGGCAAGACAACAGGACACCTATATTCTGCTGATTTTTGCCACCTTGGTGGCATTGCTTACCAGCTTGCTCATTTATTTCTATCAGTCCTCACGAAAAAAGAACATACGCCTAAGCTATGCCAATAACAAACTCAAAGACCTCAATAAATCCCTGAAAAAAGAGAGGTTGAAAGCCGAAAAATCATCCTTGGCCAAAACCGAGTTCATCTCCAACATGAGCCACGAGATTCGGACCCCTTTAAATGCCATTATCGGTTTTATTGAAGTTTTAAAGCTTTCCAAGCTACATAGTTCCTTGCAAGAATATCTTTCATTGATGGATATCTCCTCAAAAAAATTGCTCTTGTTGGTAAACGATATTCTGGAAATTGATAAAATAGAATCTGGAAAGGTCAGCTTTAGGGAAGACATTTTTTCCCCGTTGGAAGAATTAAAAAATGTCATCAGTATTTATAGACCCAATGCCGAAGAGAAGGGACTCCATATTTTACTTGGTTCGTCCCATGAAAATGAACACAGTGTAAAAAGTGATGTTGGAAAATATGGCCAGATCATTACCAATATTATTAGAAATTCCCTCAAGTTCACAGAAAATGGAGAAATAAAGGTTTTCTATCGTGAAGAAGTGAGGAAAGAAACCTTGGCCATTGAAATTGTTGTCAAGGACTCAGGAATAGGGATTCCAAAAAACAAACTGAAAACCATTTTTGACAGGTTTACCCAAATAGATGCGGGCAAAGCAAAAAGGCACGAAGGTAGTGGTCTTGGGCTTTATATTACCCGCAGATTGGTGGAACTTTTGGGCGGAAAAATCACTGTGGACAGCGAGATAAATATTGGCACCGAATTTTGCCTGAACCTGGAGTTCCCCATTGCAGAAGTAAAACAGGATTCCTGTTTGCCCTCTGCTGAACAAATAGACCTTAGCGGTTGTAAAGTTTTGATCGTGGATGACAACCGGGTGAATGTGATTGTACTTAAAATGAGCCTGGAAAAATTGGGCATACAGGCCGAATCGGTATGTAATGGATTACAGGCCGTGGAAGCTGTGGCACAAAACGACTATGATCTTGTCTTTATGGACATACACATGCCCAATATGGATGGGTTCCAAGCTACCGAGGAAATCAGAAAAATTAACCGGGAAATAGCCATCATCGGCCTCTCCGCTGACGTGACCAAAGAGGCCATTGATGAGGCCAAAATTGTTGGCATGAACGACTACCTTACCAAACCCATTTCCTTTGACAAGCTTCGCAACCACTTACCAAATTATCTGGTAAAAATGTCATAG
- a CDS encoding TIGR04282 family arsenosugar biosynthesis glycosyltransferase has translation MNNSLLLILTRNPELGKCKTRLAAKVGDKAALNIYKFLLDHTVSFTKDLDVEKWVYYSESIWENDIWDQNSYQKKLQLGANLGERMLNTFQEGFNSGFEKIIIIGSDMYHLSQANLEEAFIQLEKHDYVVGPAEDGGYYLLGMKSLKKEVFHNKSWGSDTVLSDTLKDLESGSIFMLPVKNDVDYYEDIKDIAAFQPFLKPIKE, from the coding sequence TTGAACAATAGCCTACTTTTGATTCTAACGAGAAATCCCGAACTGGGTAAGTGCAAGACCCGATTAGCTGCCAAAGTGGGTGACAAAGCGGCATTGAACATTTATAAATTTTTACTTGACCACACCGTTTCCTTCACCAAAGACCTTGATGTGGAAAAATGGGTGTACTATTCGGAATCTATCTGGGAAAACGATATTTGGGACCAGAATAGCTATCAAAAAAAGCTCCAATTGGGGGCCAATTTAGGGGAACGGATGTTGAATACCTTTCAAGAAGGGTTCAATTCCGGTTTTGAAAAAATCATTATTATTGGCAGTGACATGTACCATCTCTCCCAAGCCAATTTGGAAGAGGCTTTTATACAATTGGAGAAACATGATTATGTGGTAGGTCCGGCCGAAGATGGCGGGTATTATCTATTGGGTATGAAATCCCTCAAAAAGGAAGTTTTCCACAACAAATCTTGGGGCTCTGATACTGTATTGTCTGACACTTTGAAGGATTTGGAGTCTGGAAGTATTTTTATGCTCCCCGTAAAGAACGATGTGGATTATTACGAAGACATAAAAGATATTGCGGCTTTTCAGCCGTTTTTAAAACCTATAAAAGAATGA
- a CDS encoding purine-nucleoside phosphorylase, whose protein sequence is MTQAQLDESVDHLKKRGFDAPEIGIVLGTGLGQLVDDIEDPIEAHYNHIPYFPLATVEFHTGKLIYGTIAGKKAVVMQGRFHLYEGYDFLDITYPIRVMNQLGIKKLFVSNAAGAINLSFKKGDIMLIEDHINLQGGSPLAFKNVSEFGDRFVDMSEPYDLDMRNKIESIAQKEGISLQKGVYASVVGPQLETKAEYRMLKTLGADAVGMSTVPEVIVANHLRLPIVAVSVLTDECDPDNLDPVNIEEILEIANKTEPKMIQLFKELIKQL, encoded by the coding sequence ATGACGCAAGCACAACTTGACGAATCTGTTGATCATTTAAAAAAGAGAGGGTTTGATGCTCCCGAAATTGGCATCGTCCTTGGCACCGGGTTAGGCCAATTGGTGGATGATATTGAAGACCCCATCGAGGCACACTATAACCATATTCCCTATTTTCCATTGGCCACAGTGGAGTTTCATACCGGAAAATTGATCTATGGAACCATCGCAGGCAAAAAAGCCGTGGTCATGCAAGGTCGTTTTCATTTATATGAAGGGTACGACTTCTTGGACATCACCTATCCCATTAGGGTAATGAACCAATTGGGTATAAAAAAGCTATTTGTGTCCAATGCCGCCGGCGCCATCAACCTCAGCTTCAAAAAAGGGGACATTATGCTTATTGAGGACCATATCAATCTACAAGGAGGTTCTCCATTGGCCTTTAAAAATGTGTCTGAATTTGGAGATCGGTTTGTGGACATGAGCGAACCGTACGACCTTGATATGCGCAACAAAATAGAGTCCATAGCGCAAAAAGAAGGCATTTCACTTCAAAAAGGCGTTTATGCCTCTGTTGTTGGTCCACAATTGGAGACCAAGGCAGAATATCGCATGCTCAAAACCCTTGGTGCTGATGCAGTTGGAATGAGTACCGTCCCCGAAGTAATTGTTGCCAATCATTTACGACTACCCATTGTGGCCGTGTCCGTTTTAACCGATGAATGCGACCCTGATAACTTGGACCCGGTGAATATTGAAGAAATATTGGAAATTGCCAATAAGACCGAGCCAAAAATGATACAATTGTTCAAAGAACTAATTAAACAACTATGA
- the arsM gene encoding arsenosugar biosynthesis arsenite methyltransferase ArsM: MSYLNATQDLYKEAALTPDVGLCCTTNPIWQFPGLSIPKIMQEMNYGCGSTVSAQDLVNNPKILYVGVGGGMELLQFSYFSRQQGGVTGVDSVDEMLEASRKNFKVAEEENDWFKSEYVNLVKGDALNLPVANESIDVAAQNCLFNIFKMDDLKKAVSEMYRVLKPHGRLVMSDPICEQPMNEALRNDDRLRAQCLSGSIPLKDYVKVLTDAGFGTIEIRGRRSYRVLSPNHYPTDELVYIESIEIAAIKDPMPEDGPCMFTGKTAIYYGDEEYFDDGKGHVLFQNQPLAVCDKTAAALAKASDQIHVSESTWHYNGGGCC, from the coding sequence ATGAGCTATTTAAATGCAACCCAAGACCTTTATAAAGAGGCTGCCCTGACCCCAGATGTGGGACTCTGCTGTACCACCAATCCCATTTGGCAATTCCCTGGGCTATCCATTCCCAAGATCATGCAGGAAATGAATTACGGCTGCGGAAGCACAGTCTCAGCACAGGATTTGGTGAACAACCCAAAAATTCTCTATGTAGGTGTGGGTGGTGGCATGGAGTTGTTGCAGTTTTCTTATTTCTCTAGGCAACAAGGTGGTGTCACCGGGGTGGATTCCGTTGACGAAATGCTGGAAGCTTCCCGAAAAAACTTCAAAGTAGCCGAGGAAGAGAATGATTGGTTCAAAAGTGAATATGTGAATTTGGTAAAGGGTGATGCCCTTAACCTTCCCGTTGCCAATGAAAGTATTGACGTAGCTGCCCAAAACTGCCTCTTCAATATTTTTAAAATGGACGATTTGAAAAAAGCCGTCTCTGAAATGTATCGGGTGTTAAAGCCTCATGGCAGGTTGGTGATGAGCGATCCCATCTGCGAACAGCCCATGAATGAAGCACTTCGCAACGATGACCGACTTAGGGCACAATGCCTTAGTGGAAGTATTCCATTAAAAGATTATGTAAAGGTTCTGACCGATGCCGGTTTTGGGACTATTGAAATAAGGGGCAGAAGGTCATATAGGGTTTTGTCGCCCAACCATTACCCAACCGACGAACTGGTTTATATTGAATCCATTGAAATTGCAGCCATAAAAGACCCAATGCCCGAAGATGGACCTTGCATGTTCACGGGAAAAACAGCCATCTATTATGGGGACGAGGAATACTTTGATGATGGCAAAGGCCATGTCCTGTTCCAAAACCAACCCTTGGCCGTGTGCGATAAAACCGCAGCAGCTTTGGCAAAGGCTTCTGACCAAATTCACGTTAGTGAAAGCACTTGGCACTATAATGGTGGTGGTTGCTGCTAA
- a CDS encoding DUF547 domain-containing protein produces the protein MNVILHLLLGVFLLSCNGKKEKMEVHYQISTSKPDHAIWNTLLKNHVDENGNVNYTDFKQNGARLDNYLSHLAQHPPSQTWSKEDSLAYYINLYNAATVKLIVDHYPVASIKDIPNRWGKKWINVGNTILSLDYIEHKILRKMNEPRIHFAINCASYSCPKLLNEAFVAENMEQQLTKVTSDFVNDSTKNRFENGEAQLSKIFKWYRSDFTEDLSLLGYINQYLKNSIGNDADVEYLDYDWSLNDAK, from the coding sequence ATGAATGTAATCCTGCATCTACTACTTGGCGTATTTCTTCTTTCCTGTAATGGCAAGAAGGAAAAAATGGAGGTTCACTATCAAATTAGTACTTCCAAACCTGACCATGCGATTTGGAACACGCTTTTGAAAAACCATGTGGATGAGAATGGGAATGTGAACTATACAGATTTCAAGCAGAATGGGGCACGACTTGACAATTATTTAAGCCATTTGGCACAACACCCCCCTTCCCAAACATGGTCCAAGGAAGATTCATTGGCGTACTATATCAACCTATACAATGCGGCCACCGTTAAACTGATTGTGGACCACTACCCCGTTGCAAGCATCAAGGACATTCCTAACAGATGGGGCAAAAAATGGATAAACGTTGGAAACACCATCCTGTCCTTGGATTACATTGAACACAAAATACTGCGCAAAATGAACGAACCACGAATCCATTTTGCCATCAATTGTGCTTCATATTCCTGTCCCAAATTATTGAATGAGGCCTTTGTTGCTGAAAACATGGAGCAACAACTCACCAAAGTGACCAGTGATTTTGTGAACGATTCCACAAAAAATCGCTTTGAAAATGGTGAGGCCCAACTTTCAAAAATATTTAAATGGTACAGAAGTGATTTTACAGAAGATTTATCACTTTTGGGGTATATCAATCAATATTTAAAAAATTCCATTGGCAATGATGCCGATGTCGAATATTTAGATTATGATTGGAGCTTAAATGATGCCAAGTAA
- a CDS encoding TIGR04283 family arsenosugar biosynthesis glycosyltransferase codes for MPSKNHSISIIVPVLNEELCIGELLNHLNQNSMPSNSIEIICVDGGSTDKTPKIATQHGAKVVLSQKGRAKQMNLGAEHATGDILYFLHADTFPPNHFDQFILKAVNNGFLAGCFRMQFDTKNLFLRFFAWFSRFNLLLCRGGDQSLFVERELFKTAHGFNEAYRIYEDTEFIDRLYRQTKFKVLSAHVVTSARKYQEIGTLKLQFHFAIIHLKKYLGAGPEELYRYYKKFVST; via the coding sequence ATGCCAAGTAAAAATCATTCAATAAGTATTATTGTCCCAGTGCTGAATGAGGAGCTTTGTATAGGAGAGTTGCTCAACCACCTCAATCAGAACTCAATGCCTTCCAATAGCATAGAAATTATTTGTGTGGATGGTGGAAGTACCGACAAAACGCCGAAAATTGCTACGCAACATGGGGCCAAAGTGGTTCTGTCCCAAAAAGGCAGGGCCAAACAAATGAACCTTGGTGCCGAACATGCCACAGGTGACATCCTTTACTTTTTACACGCAGATACCTTCCCTCCCAACCATTTTGATCAATTTATTTTGAAAGCAGTCAACAATGGCTTTTTAGCGGGCTGTTTTCGAATGCAATTTGACACGAAAAACCTTTTTCTGCGCTTTTTTGCCTGGTTTTCCAGGTTTAATCTACTCCTTTGCAGAGGGGGCGACCAGTCCTTGTTTGTGGAACGGGAACTTTTTAAAACGGCCCATGGTTTCAACGAGGCGTATCGTATTTATGAGGATACGGAATTTATAGATCGATTATACAGACAAACAAAGTTTAAGGTCTTATCGGCCCATGTTGTTACTTCGGCACGGAAATATCAGGAAATCGGCACTTTGAAACTTCAATTCCATTTTGCCATTATCCATCTAAAAAAGTATTTGGGAGCAGGTCCCGAAGAACTGTATCGCTATTATAAAAAGTTTGTTTCTACCTGA
- a CDS encoding N-acetylmuramoyl-L-alanine amidase → MKFIPSLLFWVCACSFLFAQDTPNVVIAEQGDGIFSLLRKQGLDPVKHYEEFIKLNGEKIKDGSFLQIGVAYQIPKATDSFKKTGVQILGENGTEKPIFDKELAGMSLKSEKLKDAVYYLIVENDAHQDNGFVMETVQNLASELMVHGAKVYIMGNDNPEIEEEGGAEMAQTQRLDKFIDAINKRYLQNSGKYQRVLMIRANTVTGTGNMNVAVYHYNKSEEGQRLAENIQNVFKKNSVSNPQDNNNMIFKDKNSLYLAKNTLPAVSLLTLENESSKSTEEKFSVRPNKKQLANLLTSGIMNDFADLDIIEE, encoded by the coding sequence ATGAAATTTATTCCATCCCTTTTGTTTTGGGTATGCGCCTGCTCATTTTTATTCGCTCAAGACACTCCCAATGTGGTCATTGCAGAACAGGGCGATGGTATTTTTTCCCTCCTTCGAAAACAGGGTCTAGACCCTGTGAAACACTATGAAGAGTTCATCAAGCTAAATGGAGAAAAAATTAAGGATGGAAGCTTTTTGCAGATTGGAGTGGCCTACCAAATTCCTAAAGCAACCGATTCTTTCAAGAAAACAGGAGTGCAAATACTTGGAGAAAACGGAACAGAAAAGCCCATTTTTGACAAAGAATTGGCTGGCATGTCCCTAAAAAGCGAGAAACTCAAAGACGCGGTCTATTACTTGATCGTGGAGAATGATGCCCATCAAGATAATGGATTTGTAATGGAAACCGTCCAAAACTTGGCATCAGAACTCATGGTGCACGGGGCAAAAGTTTATATTATGGGCAATGATAATCCTGAAATTGAAGAAGAAGGTGGAGCCGAGATGGCCCAAACTCAAAGACTGGACAAGTTTATTGATGCCATAAACAAACGCTATCTTCAAAACAGCGGGAAATACCAACGCGTTTTGATGATACGGGCCAATACCGTTACAGGAACGGGCAACATGAATGTGGCTGTTTATCATTACAATAAAAGTGAAGAAGGGCAGCGATTGGCGGAGAACATCCAAAATGTGTTCAAAAAGAACAGTGTGTCCAACCCCCAGGATAACAACAACATGATATTTAAGGATAAGAATAGCCTGTACTTGGCCAAAAATACCCTTCCGGCAGTAAGCTTGCTTACTTTGGAAAATGAATCTTCCAAGTCAACTGAAGAAAAATTTTCAGTTCGGCCCAACAAAAAACAGTTGGCCAATTTACTTACCAGTGGTATCATGAACGATTTTGCCGATTTAGACATTATTGAGGAATAA
- a CDS encoding glycoside hydrolase family 113: MRLVSFFWCLVLVSCGSEHLDKINGVSFVGSREEVTQVHVDPVLKIHANYAAVMPFGFMREANSPELVFNTDHQWYGETARGAKQYIEVLHKNGVQVMLKPQIWIRRGSFTGDMVMSSEEDWRAFEKSYAEFILTYAKLAEETQCSVYCIGTEWDEFIKHRPEFWTELIGKVRQVYHGKVTYAANWDEYARTPFWDQLDYIGVNAYFPLCEKQTPTVETLTEGWQPWKAKLKNLSEELNKPMLFTEFGYRSMDYTGKKPWLIDRNQEKVNLKAQADATQVIFDEFWGEDWFAGGFVWKWFIHHDRAGGYADNRFTPQNKPAESVIREHYAQVKKSKL; this comes from the coding sequence ATGAGATTAGTTAGCTTTTTTTGGTGTTTAGTATTGGTTTCTTGTGGCAGTGAGCATCTTGATAAAATCAATGGTGTCAGTTTTGTTGGGTCTCGGGAAGAAGTGACCCAAGTACATGTAGACCCCGTATTGAAAATTCATGCGAACTATGCGGCGGTCATGCCTTTTGGTTTTATGAGGGAAGCCAATTCTCCTGAACTTGTCTTTAATACAGATCACCAATGGTATGGAGAAACTGCACGTGGTGCCAAGCAGTACATTGAAGTGTTGCACAAAAATGGCGTACAGGTAATGTTGAAGCCCCAAATTTGGATTCGGAGGGGTTCATTTACTGGAGATATGGTCATGTCATCCGAAGAAGATTGGAGGGCGTTTGAAAAATCGTATGCCGAATTTATTTTGACGTATGCAAAATTGGCCGAAGAAACCCAATGCAGTGTGTATTGCATCGGTACGGAATGGGATGAGTTTATTAAGCATAGACCTGAATTCTGGACTGAACTTATAGGGAAGGTAAGGCAAGTCTACCACGGAAAGGTAACCTATGCTGCCAATTGGGACGAATATGCCCGTACTCCATTTTGGGACCAGTTGGATTATATTGGCGTGAATGCCTATTTTCCGTTGTGCGAAAAGCAAACACCCACTGTGGAGACCTTAACGGAAGGATGGCAGCCGTGGAAAGCTAAATTGAAAAACCTTTCGGAAGAACTCAACAAGCCCATGTTGTTTACTGAATTTGGGTACAGAAGCATGGATTACACCGGCAAAAAACCATGGTTGATAGACCGTAACCAAGAAAAAGTCAATTTAAAGGCCCAAGCAGATGCCACCCAAGTCATTTTTGATGAGTTTTGGGGTGAAGATTGGTTTGCCGGTGGCTTTGTTTGGAAATGGTTCATACATCATGATCGGGCCGGGGGATATGCTGATAACAGGTTTACCCCTCAAAACAAACCGGCAGAATCCGTGATTCGGGAACACTATGCCCAAGTTAAGAAATCAAAACTTTAA